In Mastomys coucha isolate ucsf_1 unplaced genomic scaffold, UCSF_Mcou_1 pScaffold20, whole genome shotgun sequence, one DNA window encodes the following:
- the LOC116098373 gene encoding basic salivary proline-rich protein 4-like, giving the protein MLVVLLTIVLLALSSVQSSSEDQGNHTQPLPPHPDQGNHTQPLPPHPGQGNQTHPRPPHPNHGNQTQPRPPYPDQGNHTQPLPPHPDQGNHTQPRPPHPNHGNQTQPHPPHPDQGNHTQPRPPHPNHGNQTQPLPPHPGQGNHTHPRPPHPDQGNQTQPLPPHPDQGNHTHPLPPHPDQGNHTQPLPPHPDHGNQTHPLPPHPDHGNQTHPLPPHPDQGNHTHPLPPHPDQGNQTHPLPPHPDHGNQTHPLPPHPDHGNQTYPLPPHPDHGNQTHSLPPHPDQGNHTHPLPPHPDQGNQTQPLPPHPDQGNQTHPRPPHPGHQHIPQQDGGNQIGSHPPHPDY; this is encoded by the exons ATGTTGGTGGTTCTACTGACAATCGTCCTGCTGGCCCTGAGCTCAGTTCAGAGCTCAAGTGAAG ATCAAGGCAACCACactcagcctcttcctcctcaccctgaccaaggcaaccacactcagcctcttcctcctcatccaggTCAAGGAAATCAAACTCATCCTCGTCCTCCCCACCCTAATCATGGCAACCAGACTCAGCCTCGTCCCCCttaccctgaccaaggcaaccaCACTCAGCCTCTTCCCCCTCACCCTG ACCAAGGCAACCACACTCAGCCTCGTCCTCCTCACCCTAACCATGGCAACCAGACTCAGCCTCATCCCCCtcaccctgaccaaggcaaccaCACTCAGCCTCGTCCTCCTCACCCTAACCATGGCAACCAGACTCAGCCTCTTCCCCCTCACCCTGGCCAAGGCAACCACACTCATCCTCGTCCTCCTCACCCAGACCAAGGCAACCAGACTCAGCCTCTTCCCCCTCACCCAGACCAAGGCAACCACACTCATCCTCTTCCCCCTCACCCAGACCAAGGCAACCACACTCAGCCTCTTCCCCCTCACCCTGACCATGGCAACCAgactcatcctcttcctcctcaccctgaTCATGGCAACCAgactcatcctcttcctcctcaccctgaccaaggcaaccaCACTCATCCTCTTCCCCCtcaccctgaccaaggcaaccagactcatcctcttcctcctcaccctgaCCATGGCAACCAgactcatcctcttcctcctcaccctgaCCATGGCAACCAGActtatcctcttcctcctcaccctgaCCATGGCAACCAGACTCATTCTCTTCCCCCTCACCCAGACCAAGGCAACCAcactcatcctcttcctcctcaccctgaccaaggcaaccagactcagcctcttcctcctcaccctgaCCAAGGCAATCAGACACACCCTCGTCCTCCTCACCCAGGCCATCAACATATACCACAGCAAGATGGAGGCAACCAGATAGGATCTCATCCGCCTCATCCTGACTACTGA